The Drosophila bipectinata strain 14024-0381.07 chromosome 2L, DbipHiC1v2, whole genome shotgun sequence genome has a segment encoding these proteins:
- the LOC108120005 gene encoding probable multidrug resistance-associated protein lethal(2)03659, whose product MQAKQLPKNPRESAGIFSTLMFCFALPVLFKGRQKTLQPTDLYQALKGHKAETLGDIFFETWQAEVKSCKDKPKKEPSIIKVILKVFGWRLFISGVLIGILELGTKATLPLILGALISEFTANGNGDGTMAQIYGITLVLAFLLGVVFLHPFMMGMMHLAMKMRVAVSTAIYRKALRLSRTALGDTTTGQVVNLISNDLGRFDRALIHFHFLWLGPLELLISSYFLYQQIGVASLYGIGILLLYLPFQTYLSRLTSKLRLQTALRTDQRVRMMNEIISGIQVIKMYTWEKPFGKVIEQLRRSEMSTIRKVNYIRGTLLSFEITLGRIAIFVSLLGFVLMGGELTAEKAFSVTAFYNILRRTVSKFFPSGMSQFAEMLVTLRRIQAFMMRDESGVRAVADKKDISAKESLVELKSFRAHWSHEHAEPVLDNISITLKPPQLVAVIGPVGSGKSSLIQAILGELPPEMGSVKLEGSLSYASQEPWLFNASIRDNILFGLPMDKHRYRSVIRKCALERDLELLQGDHTLVGERGAGLSGGQRARISLARAVYRQADIYLLDDPLSAVDTHVGRHLFEECMRGYLRDKLVILVTHQLQFLEHADLIVIMDKGRITAIGSYEEMLKSGQDFAQLLAQQTQEEKDASEDDDKSVNDSKSNYSRQSSRQSRNSVSSVDSGQDSVMEETNQPLQETRSNEKIGLGMYRKYFAAGSGWFLFVLVVFFCLGTQILASGGDYFVSYWVKNNDSSTVLDIYIFTGINVALVIFALIRTVLFFSMAMHSSTQLHNSMFQGVSRTALYFFHSNPSGRILNRFAMDLGQVDEVLPAVLLDCVQIFLTISGVICVLCITNPWYLVNTLTMFVAFHFLRKFYLSTSRDVKRLEAVARSPMYSHFSATLNGLPTIRALGAQELLTKEYDNYQDLHSSGYYTFLSTSRAFGYYLDLFCVAYVVSVTITSYFNPPLDNPGQIGLAITQAMSMTGTVQWGMRQSAELENSMTSVERVMEYRNLKSEGEFESPKEKQPPKNWPQQGQIKAEHLSLRYNPDPKTDNVLKSLKFVIQPREKIGIVGRTGAGKSSLINALFRLSYNDGSLVIDNQDIGQMGLHDLRSKISIIPQEPVLFSGTMRYNLDPFDQYSDAKLWEALEEVHLKEEVAELPTGLESLVAEGGGNYSVGQRQLVCLARAILRENRILVMDEATANVDPQTDALIQSTIRRKFKDCTVLTIAHRLNTIIDSDKVMVLDAGNLVEFGSPYELLTQSTRRVFYSMVIETGRSGFDHLFRAALQVHESKLRNKSE is encoded by the exons atgcaAGCTAAACAACTTCCCAAAAATCCTCGCGAATCAGCGGGGATTTTTTCCACATTAATGTTTTG CTTCGCGTTGCCCGTCCTTTTCAAAGGAAGACAGAAGACTTTACAACCCACAGACCTATATCAGGCCTTAAAAGGACATAAGGCTGAAACCTTGGGCGATATATTCTTTGAGACTTGGCAGGCAGAGGTTAAGTCCTGCAAGGATAAACCCAAAAAGGAGCCAAGCATTATAAAGGTTATACTGAAGGTATTCGGATGGCGTCTTTTTATATCTGGAGTTTTGATCGGTATATTGGAATTGGGAACAAA AGCTACTTTACCTCTAATTTTGGGAGCTTTGATATCCGAATTCACTGCCAATGGAAATGGCGATGGAACAATGGCTCAAATCTATGGGATTACTTTGGTATTGGCCTTCCTGCTTGGTGTGGTTTTCCTTCATCCGTTTATGATGGGAATGATG CATCTGGCCATGAAAATGCGAGTGGCAGTGAGCACTGCCATCTACAGGAAAGCCCTCCGTTTGAGTCGAACTGCCTTGGGAGACACAACCACGGGCCAGGTGGTTAACCTTATTTCCAATGATCTGGGCCGATTCGATCGGGCTCTTATACACTTTCACTTCTTGTGGCTGGGACCACTGGAGCTACTGATATCCTCATATTTTCTTTACCAACAAATTGGCGTAGCTTCCCTTTACGGGATTGGAATACTATTACTGTATCTGCCCTTCCAAACATACCTCAGCCGGCTTACCTCAAAGCTAAGATTACAAACCGCCCTGAGAACCGATCAGAGGGTAAGGATGATGAACGAGATTATATCCGGAATACAGGTGATTAAAATGTACACCTGGGAGAAGCCATTTGGCAAGGTCATAGAGCAACTGCGACGCAGCGAAATGAGCACCATTCGGAAGGTGAACTACATTCGAGGGACTCTGCTCTCGTTTGAAATAACTCTGGGCAGGATCGCCATATTCGTTAGTCTTCTGGGCTTCGTCCTGATGGGCGGCGAGCTGACTGCCGAGAAGGCTTTCTCCGTGACAGCCTTCTACAACATCCTGCGACGTACGGTGAGCAAGTTCTTTCCCAGTGGAATGTCCCAGTTTGCCGAAATGCTAGTAACCCTAAGAAGAATCCAAGCATTCATGATGCGAGATGAATCAGGAGTCCGGGCAGTGGCCGACAAAAAGGATATATCAGCTAAGGAATCTCTGGTGGAACTAAAATCTTTCCGAGCCCACTGGAGTCACGAACATGCAGAACCGGTCTTGGATAATATAAGCATCACTCTTAAGCCCCCTCAATTGGTGGCTGTCATTGGGCCTGTGGGCTCCGGGAAGTCAAGCCTGATCCAGGCTATTCTAGGAGAGCTTCCGCCTGAAATGGGAAGTGTTAAGCTGGAGGGTAGCTTGTCCTATGCCTCCCAGGAACCCTGGCTGTTCAATGCCTCCATTCGGGACAACATCCTGTTTGGCCTGCCCATGGACAAGCACCGCTATCGCAGTGTCATAAGAAAGTGTGCCCTGGAGAGGGATCTAGAACTGCTCCAGGGTGATCACACACTGGTGGGCGAACGTGGAGCAGGACTATCCGGTGGCCAAAGAGCCAGGATCAGCCTGGCCAGAGCCGTCTACAGGCAGGCGGATATATATCTGCTCGACGATCCTTTGAGCGCCGTGGACACCCATGTGGGACGACACTTGTTCGAGGAGTGCATGCGAGGCTATCTCAGGGACAAGCTGGTCATCCTGGTTACCCATCAACTGCAGTTCCTTGAGCATGCAGATCTCATAGTGATTATGGACAAGGGACGTATAACAGCCATCGGTAGCTACGAAGAAATGCTGAAAAGTGGCCAGGATTTTGCTCAGCTCCTGGCCCAGCAGACCCAAGAAGAGAAAGATGCTTCCGAGGACGATGATAAGTCAGTCAACGACAGCAAATCCAATTACTCGCGTCAGAGTAGTCGGCAGAGCAGGAACAGTGTCTCTTCTGTGGACTCTGGCCAGGACTCTGTTATGGAGGAAACCAATCAGCCCCTCCAGGAAACACGTTCCAACGAAAAAATTGGCCTCGGAATGTATAGAAAGTATTTCGCCGCTGGATCAGGTTGGTTTCTCTTCGTCTTGGTTGTTTTCTTCTGTCTTGGCACTCAGATTCTTGCATCTGGAGGGGATTACTTTGTTTCCTATTG GGTCAAGAACAACGACTCCTCAACCGTCCTGGACATCTACATATTTACGGGAATCAATGTTGCCCTGGTGATCTTCGCTCTCATCCGGACCGTCTTGTTCTTCAGCATGGCGATGCACTCTTCCACGCAGTTGCATAACTCCATGTTCCAGGGAGTTTCCCGCACAGCTCTGTACTTTTTCCACTCGAATCCCTCGGGCAGAATACTCAATCGATTCGCCATGGACCTGGGGCAAGTGGACGAAGTCCTGCCCGCCGTGCTGCTCGATTGTGTGCAGATATTCCTGACAATCAGTGGTGTTATCTGCGTGCTTTGCATTACCAATCCCTGGTATTTGGTGAACACGCTCACGATGTTCGTGGCCTTCCACTTTCTGAGAAAGTTCTACCTGAGCACTTCGCGGGATGTAAAGAGATTGGAGGCGGTGGCCAGATCACCGATGTACTCGCATTTTAGTGCCACCTTGAACGGGCTGCCCACTATCCGGGCACTGGGCGCCCAGGAGCTGCTGACCAAGGAGTATGACAACTACCAGGACCTTCACAGCTCGGGATACTACACATTCCTGTCCACCAGTCGGGCCTTTGGCTACTACCTGGATCTGTTCTGTGTGGCCTATGTGGTATCGGTGACTATAACCAGTTACTTTAATCCTCCGCTGGACAATCCCGGCCAAATTGGACTGGCCATCACCCAGGCAATGTCCATGACCGGTACTGTCCAGTGGGGCATGAGACAATCGGCTGAGCTGGAGAACTCCATGACGTCGGTGGAAAGGGTCATGGAGTACAGGAATCTCAAGTCCGAAGGTGAGTTTGAGTCTCCAAAGGAAAAGCAGCCCCCTAAGAATTGGCCACAGCAAGGTCAAATAAAAGCCGAACACCTAAGTTTAAGATACAATCCCGATCCCAAAACCGACAACGTCCTAAAATCTTTGAAGTTCGTAATCCAACCGAGAGAGAAAATAGGCATTGTGGGTAGAACAGGAGCTGGAAAGTCGTCGCTCATCAACGCCCTATTCAGGCTGTCCTACAATGATGGATCCTTAGTGATTGATAACCAGGATATCGGACAAATGGGTTTGCACGATCTGAGGAGTAAGATATCGATAATTCCACAGGAACCTGTGCTTTTTTCGGGAACTATGCGATACAACTTGGATCCCTTCGATCAATATTCGGATGCCAAGTTGTGGGAGGCATTGGAAGAG GTGCATTTGAAAGAAGAGGTCGCTGAGCTGCCAACTGGTCTGGAGAGTCTGGTTGCCGAAGGAGGTGGCAATTACAGCGTCGGCCAGAGGCAGTTGGTCTGCCTGGCGAGGGCCATTCTCCGTGAAAACCGCATCCTGGTGATGGACGAGGCCACGGCCAATGTGGACCCCCAAACGGATGCCCTGATTCAGTCCACCATCCGCAGGAAGTTCAAGGATTGCACTGTCCTGACCATAGCTCATCGATTGAACACGATCATCGACTCGGACAAGGTCATGGTTTTGGATGCTGGCAACCTCGTAGAGTTCGGCTCACCCTACGAACTTTTGACCCAATCAACACGAAGAGTCTTCTATAGTATGGTTATCGAAACGGGTCG